Proteins encoded together in one Triticum dicoccoides isolate Atlit2015 ecotype Zavitan chromosome 7B, WEW_v2.0, whole genome shotgun sequence window:
- the LOC119340458 gene encoding uncharacterized protein LOC119340458 — protein MAFMRYRALPQGEVTAEEFWAWLGQFDADHDGRISRDELQRALRSLNLWFASWKAREGVQAADANRDGAVGKEEAGRLFAYAQRQLGGKITQLGSY, from the coding sequence ATGGCGTTCATGCGGTACCGTGCGCTGCCGCAGGGGGAGGTGACGGCGGAGGAGTTCTGGGCGTGGCTGGGGCAGTTCGACGCGGACCACGATGGCCGGATTAGCCGGGACGAGCTGCAGCGCGCGCTGCGGAGCCTCAACCTGTGGTTCGCGTCCTGGAAGGCGCGTGAAGGGGTGCAGGCCGCGGACGCCAACCGCGACGGCGCCGTCggcaaggaggaggccggccggctctTCGCCTACGCGCAGAGGCAGCTCGGCGGCAAGATCACCCAGCTCGGCTCCTACTGA
- the LOC119341376 gene encoding probable calcium-binding protein CML17, whose amino-acid sequence MAFMRYRALPQGEVTAEEFWAWLGQFDADHDGRISREELQRALRSLSLWFASWKAREGVQAADANRDGAVGREEAGRLFAYAQRQLGGKITQLGSYGSNWA is encoded by the coding sequence ATGGCGTTCATGCGGTACCGTGCGCTGCCGCAGGGGGAGGTGACCGCGGAGGAGTTCTGGGCGTGGCTGGGGCAGTTCGACGCGGACCACGACGGCCGGATCAGCCGGGAGGAGCTGCAGCGCGCGCTGCGGAGCCTCAGCCTGTGGTTCGCGTCCTGGAAGGCGCGGGAAGGGGTGCAGGCCGCGGACGCCAACCGCGACGGTGCCGTCggcagggaggaggccggccggctctTCGCCTACGCGCAGAGGCAGCTCGGCGGCAAGATCACCCAGCTCGGTTCCTATGGATCAAACTGGGCATGA